The Melitaea cinxia chromosome 21, ilMelCinx1.1, whole genome shotgun sequence genome has a window encoding:
- the LOC123664008 gene encoding NGFI-A-binding protein homolog: protein MCASEKGDMDSPGEETGRGAPPHAPAQPNGSNKIIGRNVNGTMVVTSAPANEAELQLYRVMQRASLLAYYDTLLEMGGDDVQQLCDAGEEEFLEIMALVGMASKPLHVRRLQKALQEWVNNPALFQIPIVPNLCPTENPFMQCSQRLLNIPPAIPNLPRTVASPENNRPMYSPSPGAPDNSCGSNASAPNASPVHSHAGTFTKIVLPPSPAPAAPVTTTARSFSPQSACPPASSGSSPSSVTSPVQLTPVLLDIHVQKLAAAAEKLSKHLPQLEPKPQNTKKKMCKDLELVMMMPESDPRRMEEIRKYAAIYGRFDCKRKPEKPLTLHEVMVNEAAAQMCRCVPALLTRRDELFPLARQLVRRAGLHYSKHGLPPTAAAEDRERDDDETPSKRPRQDGDDGNGVRASPDTARSSNHSWWGMKTESDDADSRCSYSSTSTPPPQESEERPQVVAARGDSIIAVANPALQPPHPARNHSN from the exons tggTAGTGACGTCAGCGCCAGCCAATGAAGCCGAGTTACAACTCTACAGAGTAATGCAGCGTGCGAGCCTTCTGGCCTACTACGACACGCTGCTCGAAATGG GTGGTGATGATGTTCAGCAGTTGTGTGATGCTGGAGAGGAGGAGTTTCTAGAAATAATGGCACTAGTCGGCATGGCCTCGAAGCCGCTCCACGTGAGGAGACTTCAAAAAGCACTACAAGAATGGGTTAACAACCCAGCTCTTTTTCAGATACCCATCGTCCCAAACCTATGTCCCACCGAGAATCCCTTCATGCAATGCAGCCAAAGACTCCTAAATATTCCTCCTGCGATTCCAAATTTACCTAGAACTGTGGCCTCACCAGAGAACAACAGACCAATGTACAGTCCTTCCCCTGGCGCACCTGATAATAGTTGTGGATCGAATGCTTCAGCCCCGAATGCAAGTCCTGTACATAGTCATGCAGGAACATTTACGAAAATTGTCCTTCCCCCTTCCCCAGCGCCTGCCGCTCCAGTTACAACTACAGCGAGATCTTTCTCCCCTCAAAGCGCTTGTCCACCAGCCTCATCAGGCTCTAGTCCTAGTTCCGTTACCTCTCCAGTACAACTGACGCCAGTACTTTTAGATATCCACGTCCAGAAGTTAGCGGCAGCAGCGGAGAAGTTGAGCAAACATCTGCCCCAATTGGAACCAAAGCCACAGAATACGAAAAAGAAGATGTGTAAGGATTTAGAGTTGGTGATGATGATGCCGGAGTCAGATCCGAGGAGGATGGAGGAGATAAGGAAGTACGCTGCGATATACGGCAGGTTTGACTGCAAACGTAAGCCGGAGAAGCCACTCACATTACATGAG GTGATGGTCAATGAAGCGGCGGCTCAGATGTGCCGGTGTGTTCCGGCGCTACTCACGAGAAGAGACGAGCTGTTCCCGCTCGCGAGGCAACTTGTCCGACGCGCTGGACTGCACTACTCTAAGCACGG TTTACCGCCCACCGCTGCGGCCGAAGACCGCGAACGCGACGACGACGAGACGCCCAGTAAACGACCGCGGCAG GACGGAGACGACGGCAACGGAGTCAGAGCCAGTCCGGATACGGCTAGAAGCTCAAACCACAG CTGGTGGGGGATGAAGACTGAGAGTGACGATGCTGATTCCAGGTGTTCATATTCCAGCACCAGTACTCCACCACCT CAGGAGTCGGAGGAGCGGCCGCAGGTGGTGGCGGCGCGCGGCGACAGCATCATCGCCGTCGCCAACCCCGCGCTGCAGCCGCCGCACCCCGCGCGCAACCACTCCAACTGA